A portion of the uncultured Bacteroides sp. genome contains these proteins:
- a CDS encoding prephenate dehydrogenase/arogenate dehydrogenase family protein — protein sequence MRILILGAGKMGSFFTDILSFQHETAVFDVNPHQLRFVYNTYRFTTLEEIKEFEPELVINAATVKYTLEAFRQVLPVLSRDCIISDIASVKTGLKKFYEESGFRYVSTHPMFGPTFASLSNLSSENAIVISESDHLGKVFFKDLYNSLNLNIFEYTFDEHDETVAYSLSIPFVSTFVFAAVMKHQEAPGTTFKKHMAIAKGLMSEDDYLLQEILFNPRTPSQVENIRRELKTVLEIITNKDAEAMKKYLTKIRENIK from the coding sequence ATGAGAATATTAATTCTTGGAGCCGGAAAAATGGGTTCCTTCTTTACCGACATACTAAGCTTTCAACACGAAACGGCCGTCTTCGATGTCAACCCACATCAGCTACGCTTTGTGTACAACACTTATCGCTTCACTACATTGGAGGAAATCAAAGAGTTCGAGCCTGAGTTGGTGATCAATGCGGCAACAGTGAAGTACACGCTAGAGGCTTTTAGACAAGTGTTGCCTGTGCTATCAAGAGACTGTATCATCAGTGACATAGCATCGGTTAAGACGGGATTGAAGAAGTTTTACGAAGAAAGCGGTTTCCGCTACGTGTCCACCCATCCCATGTTCGGCCCCACATTTGCCAGCCTCAGCAATTTAAGTAGCGAGAATGCCATCGTTATCAGCGAGAGTGATCATCTGGGAAAAGTATTCTTCAAGGATCTGTATAACAGTCTGAACCTGAATATCTTTGAATATACTTTCGACGAGCACGATGAGACGGTAGCTTATTCGCTCTCCATCCCGTTTGTTTCTACTTTTGTATTTGCTGCCGTCATGAAGCATCAGGAAGCTCCAGGCACCACATTCAAGAAACACATGGCCATCGCCAAAGGGTTAATGAGTGAAGATGACTACCTGTTACAGGAAATCTTATTCAATCCCCGCACTCCTTCACAGGTAGAAAATATCCGCCGTGAACTAAAAACGGTATTGGAGATCATCACCAATAAGGATGCAGAAGCCATGAAGAAGTATCTGACAAAGATTCGTGAAAACATCAAATAA
- a CDS encoding bifunctional 3-deoxy-7-phosphoheptulonate synthase/chorismate mutase type II has product MELESILLPGVEDKRPIIIAGPCSAETEEQVMTTAKQLAERGMKIFRAGIWKPRTKPGGFEGVGVEGLAWLKEVKKETGMYVSTEVATAKHVEEALKAGIDILWVGARTTANPFAVQEIADALKGVDIPVLIKNPVNPDLELWIGALERIHNSGLKRLGVIHRGFSSYDKKIYRNLPQWHIPIELRRRIPNLPIFCDPSHIGGRRELIAPLCQQAMDLNFDGLIVESHCNPDAAWSDASQQVTPDILDYIINLLVIRTETQTTENLSQLRKQIDECDNNLIEELSKRMRIAREIGTYKKEHNMTILQTDRYTEILEKRGSQGALCGMDPEFIKTVFEAIHEESVRQQMEIINK; this is encoded by the coding sequence ATGGAATTAGAATCAATTTTATTACCGGGCGTAGAGGATAAGAGACCAATCATTATAGCAGGTCCGTGTAGCGCCGAAACAGAAGAACAAGTGATGACCACGGCCAAACAATTGGCTGAAAGAGGTATGAAGATATTCCGGGCAGGAATCTGGAAACCGCGCACCAAACCGGGTGGTTTCGAGGGTGTAGGCGTAGAAGGTCTGGCTTGGTTGAAAGAGGTGAAAAAAGAAACGGGTATGTATGTTTCTACCGAAGTGGCCACTGCTAAACATGTAGAAGAAGCGCTGAAAGCTGGTATTGATATTCTATGGGTAGGTGCCCGTACTACAGCGAACCCGTTTGCTGTTCAAGAGATTGCCGATGCATTGAAAGGCGTAGATATCCCTGTATTAATAAAGAATCCGGTAAATCCTGATCTGGAATTATGGATCGGTGCATTGGAACGCATCCATAATTCGGGACTAAAGCGTTTGGGAGTCATTCACCGCGGATTCAGTAGCTACGATAAGAAGATTTACCGTAACTTACCACAATGGCACATCCCTATCGAGCTTCGCCGCAGAATACCGAATCTGCCAATCTTCTGTGATCCGAGCCACATTGGTGGGCGTCGTGAACTGATCGCTCCGCTTTGCCAACAAGCCATGGATTTGAACTTCGACGGTTTAATTGTAGAAAGTCACTGCAACCCCGATGCTGCATGGAGTGATGCATCACAGCAAGTAACTCCCGACATACTCGATTACATTATCAACCTATTGGTGATCCGCACGGAGACACAGACAACGGAAAATCTGAGCCAGCTACGCAAGCAGATTGACGAATGCGACAATAATCTGATTGAGGAGTTGTCAAAACGCATGCGTATCGCTCGCGAGATCGGCACATACAAGAAAGAACATAACATGACCATCTTGCAAACGGATCGCTACACCGAGATCTTGGAAAAGAGAGGTTCTCAAGGTGCACTTTGCGGCATGGACCCGGAGTTTATCAAAACTGTATTCGAGGCTATCCATGAAGAGAGCGTTCGCCAACAGATGGAAATCATAAATAAGTAA
- a CDS encoding aminotransferase class I/II-fold pyridoxal phosphate-dependent enzyme: MQKENQVCKFAPADRLSGVSEYYFSKKLKEVAQMNAEGKNVISLGIGSPDMPPSDETIKTLCDGAWDVNGHGYQPYVGIPELRRGFANWYQRWYGVELNPETEIQPLIGSKEGILHVTLAFVNPGEQVLVPNPGYPTYTSLSKILGADVAYYNLKEENGWIPDFEELEQMDLSRVKLMWTNYPGMPTGANATPELYEKLVDFARRKGIIIVNDNPYSFILNDKPLSILSVSGAKECCIEFNSMSKSHNMPGWRIGMLASNAEFVQWILKVKSNIDSGMFRAMQLAAAKALEADVDWYERNNKNYRNRRHLAGEIMNVLGCKYDEKQVGMFLWGKIPESCADVEELTEKVLHQARVFITPGFIFGSNGARFIRISLCCKEEKLAEALERIKVMK; encoded by the coding sequence ATGCAGAAGGAAAATCAAGTATGTAAATTTGCTCCTGCCGACAGATTGTCGGGGGTAAGCGAATACTACTTCTCGAAGAAACTGAAAGAAGTGGCTCAGATGAACGCTGAAGGCAAGAATGTGATCAGTTTGGGAATAGGAAGCCCGGACATGCCTCCTTCGGACGAGACGATAAAAACGCTATGCGATGGTGCATGGGATGTCAACGGGCATGGTTATCAGCCATACGTGGGAATCCCTGAGCTAAGACGGGGATTTGCCAATTGGTATCAACGATGGTATGGGGTGGAATTGAATCCGGAGACTGAGATTCAGCCGCTTATCGGTTCCAAAGAGGGTATTCTGCATGTTACGTTGGCTTTCGTTAACCCGGGAGAACAGGTGTTGGTCCCCAATCCCGGATATCCTACTTATACTTCTTTGAGCAAGATTCTGGGTGCAGATGTTGCTTACTATAATTTGAAAGAAGAGAACGGATGGATACCCGACTTTGAGGAGCTGGAGCAAATGGACTTAAGTCGCGTGAAACTGATGTGGACGAATTATCCCGGTATGCCAACCGGTGCCAATGCTACTCCCGAACTGTACGAAAAGTTGGTTGATTTTGCCCGGCGCAAGGGGATTATCATCGTGAACGACAATCCGTATAGTTTCATCTTGAATGATAAGCCGCTAAGCATTCTTTCGGTGTCGGGGGCAAAAGAATGTTGCATTGAGTTCAACTCGATGAGCAAGAGTCATAATATGCCGGGCTGGCGCATTGGGATGTTGGCTTCGAACGCTGAATTTGTACAATGGATTTTGAAGGTAAAGAGTAACATTGATAGCGGGATGTTTCGTGCGATGCAGTTGGCTGCGGCTAAAGCTCTGGAAGCTGATGTCGATTGGTACGAAAGAAACAATAAGAATTATCGCAATCGTCGCCACTTGGCAGGAGAAATAATGAATGTTCTCGGATGCAAATACGACGAGAAGCAAGTAGGGATGTTTCTTTGGGGAAAGATACCCGAAAGCTGTGCCGATGTGGAGGAATTAACTGAGAAAGTATTGCACCAGGCTCGTGTATTCATCACTCCGGGATTTATCTTCGGTAGCAACGGAGCCCGATTTATTCGCATCTCACTTTGCTGCAAAGAGGAAAAACTGGCAGAAGCTTTGGAGAGAATTAAAGTTATGAAGTAA
- a CDS encoding prephenate dehydratase gives MKKVAIQGTLGSYHDIAAHKYFEGEEIKLICCATFEDVFAAMKKDSETIALLAIENTIAGSLLQNNELLRQSGAQIIGEYKLRISHSFVCLPDEDWDDITEVNSHPIALMQCRDFLNHHPQMKVVETEDTALSAEVIKEQNLRGHAAICSRAAAERYGMKVLQEGIETNKHNFTRFLVIADSWHADEVQQQNINKANIVFTLPHTEGSLSQVLSILSFYNINLTKIQSLPIIGREWEYQFYVDVSFSDYLRYKQAIAAITPLTKELKTLGEYAEGKSSM, from the coding sequence ATGAAAAAGGTAGCAATTCAAGGAACATTAGGCTCGTATCACGACATAGCCGCTCACAAGTATTTCGAGGGAGAAGAAATCAAACTAATTTGCTGTGCAACGTTTGAGGATGTTTTTGCCGCAATGAAAAAGGATAGTGAAACAATAGCTCTACTGGCTATTGAGAACACTATTGCCGGAAGTTTGCTTCAAAACAATGAGTTGCTGCGACAGAGTGGTGCACAGATCATTGGTGAATACAAGTTACGTATCTCGCATAGCTTTGTCTGTTTGCCGGACGAGGATTGGGATGATATAACGGAGGTCAACTCCCACCCCATCGCCTTGATGCAGTGCAGGGACTTCCTTAATCATCATCCACAGATGAAGGTCGTTGAAACTGAAGACACGGCACTGAGCGCAGAGGTGATCAAAGAACAAAACCTTAGAGGACATGCTGCTATCTGCTCACGGGCTGCCGCCGAACGCTACGGGATGAAGGTTCTTCAAGAGGGCATCGAGACAAATAAACACAACTTCACTCGTTTTCTGGTAATAGCCGATTCATGGCATGCGGATGAAGTTCAGCAACAGAACATCAACAAAGCAAACATCGTTTTCACCCTCCCTCACACTGAAGGCAGTCTTTCACAAGTCCTTTCCATTCTATCTTTCTATAACATCAATCTGACTAAAATACAATCGCTCCCCATCATCGGCCGTGAGTGGGAATATCAATTTTACGTCGACGTGTCATTCAGCGATTATCTGAGATACAAACAGGCTATAGCGGCCATCACTCCATTAACCAAAGAACTCAAAACATTAGGCGAATATGCAGAAGGAAAATCAAGTATGTAA
- a CDS encoding IS256 family transposase, translated as MLSKEFLSQFKTEEDVSQFLKDLHSQVLEQMLQGEMDAHLGYDKHSTDGYNSGNSRNGSFSKKIQSEHGEHLIEVPRDRKGEFEPIVVPKHQSRGLSIERLVISLYAKGMSVSDIEDELRDIYQISLSTSAISIITNKVTQAAIEWQNRPLERLYMIVWMDGIVFKVRESGKVINKTVYLCVGLNNRGYKEVLGMWIGKTESSSFWMSVLTDLKARGVEDILITVTDNLNGFTETIRAVFPQSTTQICVVHQIRNSCRYVVWKDLKEFTADMKEIYTSVNRDQAAIALEEFERKWGAKYRHAVQSWHRNWNDLTAFFDFPIEIRTIIYTTNLIENLNGKIRKYTKTKLSFPTDDALRKSVWLAISEIEKKWTMPIRNWGVVMNQFLVIFENRIEL; from the coding sequence ATGCTCAGTAAAGAGTTCTTGAGTCAATTCAAGACAGAGGAAGATGTTAGTCAGTTTCTCAAAGATCTTCATTCTCAAGTATTGGAACAAATGCTTCAGGGTGAGATGGATGCCCATTTAGGTTATGACAAGCATAGTACTGATGGTTATAACAGTGGTAACTCTCGCAATGGAAGCTTTAGCAAGAAGATTCAGAGCGAGCATGGTGAGCATCTAATCGAAGTTCCTCGTGATCGCAAAGGAGAGTTTGAACCTATTGTGGTTCCCAAACATCAAAGTCGTGGTTTATCTATAGAACGCCTGGTTATCTCTCTTTATGCAAAGGGAATGAGCGTATCTGATATTGAGGATGAGTTACGAGATATTTATCAAATAAGCCTCTCAACCAGTGCAATATCAATCATTACCAATAAAGTCACTCAGGCTGCAATTGAGTGGCAGAATCGCCCGCTAGAACGATTATATATGATTGTTTGGATGGATGGCATCGTATTCAAGGTTAGAGAATCAGGAAAAGTTATAAACAAGACTGTTTATCTATGTGTGGGGCTTAATAACCGTGGCTACAAAGAAGTTCTTGGTATGTGGATCGGGAAGACTGAAAGCTCTTCTTTTTGGATGTCTGTTCTAACGGATCTCAAAGCACGTGGTGTGGAGGATATACTTATAACGGTAACTGACAACCTAAATGGCTTTACCGAAACCATACGTGCTGTATTTCCCCAATCCACAACTCAAATATGTGTGGTACATCAAATACGTAATTCATGTAGATATGTTGTATGGAAGGATTTAAAAGAGTTTACGGCTGATATGAAAGAGATTTATACCTCCGTCAATCGAGACCAAGCAGCCATCGCATTGGAAGAATTTGAGCGAAAATGGGGTGCTAAATATCGTCATGCCGTACAAAGTTGGCATCGCAACTGGAACGATCTGACTGCTTTCTTTGATTTTCCCATAGAGATACGTACTATCATTTATACAACCAATTTAATCGAAAATCTGAATGGCAAGATACGGAAATATACCAAAACAAAATTATCATTTCCTACTGACGATGCCCTCAGAAAGTCCGTTTGGTTGGCTATTAGTGAGATTGAAAAGAAATGGACGATGCCTATAAGAAATTGGGGTGTGGTTATGAATCAATTTTTAGTTATCTTTGAAAACAGAATCGAACTTTAG
- a CDS encoding response regulator, whose product MKEKYTSIIIDDEPEGISNLCASLQDINMIDVIKTVQVPQKGRELILKNKPDLLFLDVEMPEVSGFELLREIKDLVSWPMQVVFYTAYDKYLLEALRESAFDYLLKPYTETEFLMVINRFLHYMQSEEKKGSLQESLSTLYAKDNSHVLITTIKGYRSLRFEEIGYLEYIKEQKHWFVILENQRIQLKRNTSAEDILKLASAFTQINQQQIINISYLSCIEGRKCIMVPPFEKANNLNISRNFFNSVQDRFFMI is encoded by the coding sequence ATGAAAGAAAAGTATACTAGCATCATCATAGATGATGAACCGGAAGGAATTTCAAATTTATGTGCTTCTTTGCAAGACATCAATATGATTGATGTAATCAAGACGGTACAGGTCCCTCAAAAAGGCAGAGAGCTAATTCTGAAGAATAAGCCCGATTTACTTTTTCTGGATGTAGAAATGCCGGAAGTTAGTGGATTCGAATTGCTAAGAGAAATAAAAGATTTGGTTAGCTGGCCAATGCAGGTTGTTTTTTATACCGCCTATGACAAATACCTGCTGGAAGCTCTTCGTGAATCGGCTTTTGACTACCTCTTAAAGCCTTATACCGAAACGGAGTTTTTGATGGTTATTAACCGTTTTCTGCATTATATGCAGTCGGAAGAAAAGAAAGGTTCTTTGCAGGAGTCACTGTCTACGCTATACGCCAAAGATAATTCGCATGTTCTTATTACAACTATTAAAGGATACCGATCTTTGAGATTTGAAGAAATAGGTTATCTTGAGTACATAAAAGAACAAAAGCATTGGTTTGTTATCCTTGAAAACCAACGCATCCAACTCAAGAGAAATACCAGCGCCGAAGATATTCTGAAGCTTGCTTCTGCTTTTACACAGATTAACCAGCAGCAGATTATCAATATCTCATATCTAAGTTGCATTGAAGGAAGGAAATGTATTATGGTACCACCTTTTGAAAAAGCAAACAATCTCAATATTTCCCGAAACTTCTTCAATTCGGTACAAGATCGCTTTTTTATGATCTAA
- a CDS encoding histidine kinase yields the protein MKRLYTRIVSWGTIVAFICFFLTSACNNRGSRDKSELKADSLLDSGRDQLFKDLPLSKRQLKEAMIATKDSLKYYDAYEAYATAYLLENKYDSGIAMKKEVFTFLEKQPITPRRQELLASVNNSFGAYYSLMYQPDTAITYLIKALQCPPDKESLPDIYINLSDQYKTKGDLATAAYYLRLGLSISDSLDLKKEKFPFYYGLADIYLGLRDFKLANMYYLQAEKEYKDRRFDEKIIFCNNRGNYYYYKEEYKNALIWFKRAESYLAKTDYDYFKNLVSTNLADVYLNLNKLDSCRYYYEKAEPYFKTVDHKSILYYINTIKIGLAIAQNNFSSAKKLQQEIQNDEGIEPNIVSIRTKYLEKLSLKEENYKKAYKYLLKNSLLNDSLRNDITQKRIADLDMRYKQDSTLMKKDLHIQKQNAEVKAFKLSTYIWILISILGLLGTIFGYYVVKRRNNIQRMRYIGQITSLRIGNIRNRISPHFMFNVLNNEMQDLDEEKKVRLYTLVHLLRKSLEMADQESIPLSDEIDFAKAYIELSKQRIGGNFVNRWDISPVIDLKTIKIIPMMMQIPIENAIKHGLSQLEGEKRLIIKIIREEQGIRIFVIDNGRGYHPDRESSTSGTGTGLKVLNQTMQILNEKNAQKITFNINNMNTPGETGTSVEIFIPHYFKFEYK from the coding sequence ATGAAAAGACTATACACACGAATTGTTAGTTGGGGCACAATAGTTGCATTTATCTGCTTTTTCCTTACCTCCGCATGCAACAATAGAGGTTCCCGCGATAAATCGGAACTAAAAGCTGACTCGTTGCTCGACTCAGGAAGAGATCAACTTTTCAAAGATCTTCCATTATCCAAACGCCAGTTAAAGGAAGCCATGATAGCCACCAAAGACAGCCTGAAATATTATGATGCATACGAAGCCTATGCCACTGCATATTTATTGGAAAATAAATATGATTCCGGAATAGCAATGAAAAAAGAAGTATTTACTTTCCTCGAAAAACAACCGATAACACCCAGAAGGCAAGAATTATTAGCGTCAGTAAACAACTCTTTTGGGGCTTACTACTCATTGATGTACCAACCAGACACTGCTATTACATATTTAATAAAAGCGCTACAATGTCCACCAGACAAAGAAAGTTTACCTGACATATACATAAATCTATCTGATCAATATAAGACGAAAGGTGATCTAGCTACTGCCGCCTACTACTTAAGATTAGGTCTCTCCATCAGCGATTCATTGGATCTTAAGAAAGAGAAATTTCCTTTTTATTATGGGTTAGCCGATATTTACTTGGGGCTAAGGGATTTTAAGTTGGCCAATATGTATTATCTGCAAGCAGAAAAAGAGTACAAAGACAGAAGATTTGATGAAAAAATCATCTTTTGCAACAACAGAGGTAACTATTATTACTATAAAGAAGAATATAAGAATGCTCTTATCTGGTTCAAACGAGCTGAAAGTTATTTAGCAAAAACGGATTATGACTATTTTAAAAATTTGGTAAGCACCAACTTAGCTGATGTCTATTTAAACTTAAACAAGTTGGACTCATGTAGATACTACTATGAAAAAGCTGAACCTTATTTTAAAACGGTTGATCACAAAAGCATCCTCTATTATATCAACACGATTAAAATAGGTCTCGCCATAGCTCAAAACAATTTTTCTTCGGCTAAGAAGCTACAACAAGAAATACAAAACGATGAAGGCATAGAGCCGAATATCGTATCTATTCGCACCAAATATCTGGAAAAGCTATCTTTAAAGGAGGAGAATTATAAAAAGGCATATAAATATCTTCTCAAAAACTCGCTATTAAATGACTCACTTCGCAACGATATCACACAAAAAAGAATTGCTGATCTGGATATGCGCTATAAACAAGACAGCACTCTAATGAAGAAAGATTTGCACATACAGAAACAAAATGCAGAAGTTAAAGCCTTCAAACTTAGTACATATATTTGGATACTTATATCTATATTAGGCTTACTAGGAACGATCTTTGGGTATTACGTTGTTAAGAGAAGGAATAATATTCAACGCATGCGATATATAGGGCAAATAACAAGCCTAAGAATAGGTAACATAAGAAATCGAATCTCTCCTCATTTTATGTTCAACGTTCTTAATAATGAGATGCAAGATCTCGATGAAGAGAAGAAAGTCCGCTTGTATACATTAGTCCATCTACTACGCAAAAGCCTTGAAATGGCTGACCAAGAAAGTATTCCACTTAGTGATGAAATAGACTTTGCTAAAGCTTATATCGAGTTAAGCAAACAAAGAATTGGAGGGAATTTCGTAAACAGATGGGATATTAGCCCAGTGATCGACTTAAAGACCATCAAAATTATCCCAATGATGATGCAAATACCTATTGAAAACGCCATTAAGCATGGATTATCACAACTTGAAGGAGAAAAAAGACTAATAATTAAGATAATCAGGGAAGAGCAAGGCATACGAATCTTTGTTATAGACAACGGAAGAGGGTATCATCCTGATAGAGAATCTTCAACTTCAGGCACAGGAACCGGACTTAAAGTGCTGAACCAAACCATGCAGATATTGAATGAAAAAAACGCTCAAAAGATCACATTCAACATAAATAATATGAATACTCCGGGAGAAACCGGAACAAGTGTTGAAATTTTTATTCCGCATTATTTTAAGTTTGAATATAAATGA
- a CDS encoding response regulator yields MKNRHTVVIVDDEPKDIINLSVSLRKTEKIELVGTAQNAKEGKEIILKTKPDLIFLDIEMPYINGIEMLRELKNAISWHLHVIFYTAYNKYLLEALRESAFDYLLKPYTEHEFELVINRFLKHTEIAQSQTPFRDSVSTLYIKENSRFLITTIKGYISLKANNIGYFEYIKEKRHWMAISDDQVIQLKKNTSAEDILNLDSVFIQINQQQIINISYLQAIEGKRCIMVSPFEKANGLVISRFFFSSVQERFFML; encoded by the coding sequence ATGAAAAATAGACATACAGTAGTTATAGTCGATGATGAACCAAAAGACATAATAAACCTGTCAGTTTCTTTAAGAAAAACAGAGAAAATAGAATTGGTAGGAACCGCGCAAAACGCAAAAGAAGGAAAAGAGATTATACTAAAAACGAAACCCGATCTTATTTTTCTAGATATTGAGATGCCTTATATTAATGGCATAGAAATGCTTCGAGAACTGAAGAATGCGATTAGTTGGCATTTGCACGTTATTTTCTATACAGCATACAACAAATATCTGTTAGAAGCACTCAGAGAATCTGCCTTTGACTATTTGCTAAAGCCTTATACCGAACACGAATTTGAACTAGTCATAAACCGATTCCTTAAACATACAGAGATTGCACAAAGCCAAACTCCATTTAGAGATTCAGTGTCCACTCTATACATCAAAGAAAACTCTCGCTTTCTCATCACAACTATAAAAGGCTATATTTCTCTGAAAGCAAATAACATTGGTTATTTTGAATATATAAAAGAGAAAAGGCATTGGATGGCTATATCAGATGATCAAGTTATCCAGCTAAAGAAAAATACCTCCGCCGAAGACATTCTCAACCTCGATTCAGTTTTCATCCAGATAAACCAGCAACAAATCATTAACATCTCCTATTTACAAGCCATTGAAGGCAAAAGATGCATCATGGTTTCACCCTTCGAGAAAGCAAACGGATTGGTCATTTCCCGATTCTTTTTCAGCTCAGTCCAAGAACGTTTTTTCATGCTATAA
- the ygiD gene encoding 4,5-DOPA dioxygenase extradiol translates to MNKDRGSLTSGDIAMPILFLGHGNPMNAIEENEFVEGFRAISKDIPKPKAILCISAHWETRGTFVTAMPHPQTIHDFGGFPQPLFQVQYPAPGSPELAERIQELITQTTVLADDSWGLDHGAWSVIKHLYPNADIPVVELSIDHDKSASYHYELAKALAPLRQEGILIIGSGNIVHNLRRVAWDKLNDDNYGYDWAIEANEKIKKALLERDHQALINYPNMGASLQLSVPTPEHFIPLLYILALQKETDSINIFNDKLVGGSLSMTSVMYC, encoded by the coding sequence ATGAATAAAGATAGAGGCTCCCTGACTTCGGGAGATATCGCAATGCCTATACTCTTTTTAGGACATGGAAATCCGATGAATGCTATCGAAGAGAATGAATTTGTTGAAGGCTTTAGAGCAATCAGCAAAGACATTCCCAAACCTAAAGCCATACTATGTATCTCTGCCCATTGGGAAACAAGAGGTACATTTGTAACCGCAATGCCTCATCCGCAAACCATTCACGACTTTGGCGGGTTTCCACAGCCATTGTTTCAAGTACAGTATCCCGCACCCGGAAGTCCTGAATTAGCAGAACGTATACAAGAACTTATTACCCAAACAACAGTCCTCGCAGATGATAGTTGGGGATTAGATCACGGTGCCTGGTCAGTCATCAAACATCTTTATCCGAATGCCGATATACCTGTTGTTGAACTCAGCATAGATCACGACAAATCCGCCTCATATCATTATGAACTAGCCAAAGCATTAGCTCCGCTAAGACAAGAAGGAATACTTATCATAGGAAGCGGCAACATTGTCCACAACCTCCGACGGGTTGCGTGGGATAAGCTTAATGATGATAACTATGGTTACGATTGGGCCATAGAAGCGAACGAAAAAATAAAGAAAGCCCTACTAGAAAGAGATCATCAAGCACTCATCAACTACCCAAACATGGGAGCATCCCTGCAACTATCAGTTCCTACCCCAGAGCATTTCATTCCTCTTCTTTATATACTTGCCTTGCAGAAAGAGACCGATTCGATTAACATCTTCAATGATAAGTTAGTGGGTGGATCACTGTCTATGACGTCTGTAATGTATTGCTAA
- a CDS encoding tetratricopeptide repeat protein, producing MANFFKSLFSGKVENPEEEQLKNNKKNFDVLKYDGLRAQRIGRADYAVKCFTEALAIEKEFETMGYLSQLYVQTGELDKAREVLEEMAGMEPEISSTFLTLTHVCYMQEAYTDMKEFALKAIAIEQDKAMPLFQLARAERGLKDELSTIANLTKALTLKEDYTEARLMRAEVLLDMSQYEEAQKDLEVILEQSPDEETALILQGKLFDATDKGAEAEEVYRKVTTLNPFNEQAYLALGKSYISQKNLSAAIEVFDEATEINPNFASAYQERGRAKLLNGDKEGSIEDMKKALELNPKEAEALNGQFENQGEKFDNILGFVH from the coding sequence ATGGCTAATTTCTTTAAATCACTCTTCTCTGGAAAAGTAGAAAACCCGGAAGAGGAACAATTGAAAAACAACAAAAAGAACTTTGATGTATTAAAGTATGACGGACTCCGTGCTCAGCGCATAGGACGTGCCGACTATGCTGTGAAGTGTTTCACCGAAGCGCTCGCTATCGAAAAAGAATTTGAAACGATGGGCTATCTTAGTCAACTATACGTACAGACGGGAGAGCTTGATAAAGCACGAGAAGTATTAGAGGAAATGGCAGGCATGGAGCCTGAAATCAGTAGTACTTTTCTGACCCTGACCCATGTATGCTATATGCAAGAAGCCTATACCGACATGAAAGAATTTGCATTAAAAGCAATCGCTATAGAGCAAGACAAAGCCATGCCACTCTTTCAGTTAGCCAGAGCAGAACGAGGATTGAAAGATGAACTTAGCACAATAGCAAACCTCACCAAAGCACTCACTTTAAAAGAAGATTATACGGAAGCAAGACTGATGCGTGCCGAAGTATTGCTGGACATGAGCCAATATGAAGAAGCGCAAAAAGACCTGGAAGTGATATTGGAGCAATCTCCCGATGAAGAAACCGCACTCATTCTGCAAGGAAAGCTCTTTGATGCTACCGATAAAGGAGCAGAAGCGGAAGAAGTCTACCGAAAGGTAACCACACTAAACCCATTTAACGAGCAAGCCTACTTAGCACTAGGCAAATCATACATCTCTCAGAAGAACCTTTCTGCTGCTATTGAAGTTTTCGATGAAGCAACCGAGATAAATCCCAACTTTGCATCAGCCTACCAGGAACGTGGTCGTGCCAAACTATTGAACGGCGACAAAGAAGGTTCGATAGAAGACATGAAAAAGGCACTCGAACTGAATCCTAAAGAAGCAGAAGCTTTGAACGGACAATTTGAGAACCAAGGCGAAAAATTCGATAATATTCTTGGGTTTGTGCATTAA